In Candidatus Moanabacter tarae, the genomic stretch AATATACGTTTTGCTCGTCCCAATGCCACGGATAAAGAAATAGATGAGGTAGCAAAGAAAGCAAACGTGGAAGAGTTTATACATAAACTTCCTGAGGGGTATATGACGAGTGCTGGTGAAGCTGGTGTGCACCTCTCTGGGGGACAGCGTCAACGTATCTCCATCGCACGAGCTATTCTTCGAAATCCTCGGGTTTTAATCCTAGACGAAGCTACTTCAGCCCTCGATTACGAGAGTGAACACCTTGTTCAGGAGGCTCTTGAGCGACTTTCCGAAGGGCGAACTGTGATTACGATCGCGCACCGACTTAGTACTGTAAAGAAGGCAGATACTATTGTTGTTCTTAAAGAGGGTAGCGTAGTCGAGACTGGGACGTTTGAAAAACTCTCTCAAGGGAATAGTTATTTCAGTGAAATGCTCGAAGCGAGTGCTTAGTTTATTCAGCAATCCAAATGGGACTTTTAGAACTTAATACCGTCCAATTGAAAAGCGTAATGATTTAAGTAGGCGAAAAGAACCGGTAGCTTGAAACTAATTGTTCGAGCAAGAGAATAGCAATCGTCCACTATATTGGGATTTCTTAAGTACGTTTTTTTGACCGATTTAAATTCCGGGTCCACGAGCAGTTATTGGCCAGATGGATTCAACCTTTTCTTTTCGTATACCGATAATCCAATCATGCATATTGATGGTTGGATCACAGTGGCCCGGGATGAGTCGAATTTTCTCACCTAGCGAGAGGGTAGAATTCGAATCAAAAAGATTCACTTTCCCATGTTCATCGCCGGCAACCTCGTACTCTGCTTCTCCTCGATCAATAACTATGGGCATACCTGAGTCTACACTTAATGCTTTCAGCCCAGCATCGACTATTCCTACCCGACGAGTTTTCATACTCATAACTGTTGAATATATGAATAGACTATGTTCGAAATCATTCCAATTTTCACCAGCTTGATTTAGATTCCTAGCGTAGTCGGCATCCATAAAAATGTATGAACCTGCCTGGATTTCGTTATAAACGCCACTAGCAGTTTCGAAAGGGAAAGTTCCCGAACCAGCTCCGGTTACTGTTGCGCACTCGATACCTTCCGTTCGAAGGAGATCGACACATTCCTTAACCTTACCTGTAGCCGTAGCAATTGCCTCTTTCCGTTCCTCGAAATTCCGAAGGTGCTGTGCTCCACCATGATAAGCATGGAGGCCCTTAAAACTAAGAAATGGTGAAGCAACTATTTCTTGGGCGAGCTTGGGGACCGCCGATCCTGGCTG encodes the following:
- a CDS encoding D-threonine aldolase: MFKHAIATVGMSIDEIDTPALLLDLDAFERNLVHLADFGNAHSIQLRPHAKTHKCPEIAGLQIKHGAIGVCCQKVSEAEAMVAGGIKDVLISNEVVGSKKIDRLMNLARESTISVCVDNSENLKAIETAVRQSVVNLSILIEVDVGGNRCGLQPGSAVPKLAQEIVASPFLSFKGLHAYHGGAQHLRNFEERKEAIATATGKVKECVDLLRTEGIECATVTGAGSGTFPFETASGVYNEIQAGSYIFMDADYARNLNQAGENWNDFEHSLFIYSTVMSMKTRRVGIVDAGLKALSVDSGMPIVIDRGEAEYEVAGDEHGKVNLFDSNSTLSLGEKIRLIPGHCDPTINMHDWIIGIRKEKVESIWPITARGPGI